In a genomic window of Acidobacteriota bacterium:
- a CDS encoding type I-D CRISPR-associated protein Csc2 — protein MIDKFKPYLNDRDLLEEVVAANGRNTYLMPSRRNAGHVALALVREIIAPTVFRNAEEEITDIEDRDGVRRVRATPSKFKFGERGRGLLVLRAWNVGGRLPQNRTAVGIRMPIRNAFDLNTLVFGDSAMLGTRVLPVKATVQYSDALSTVAYRDAVGESFHHRGDETGTLWDAEKHRNTENLFSRHFVRPGTFLIQILSCNGRQLPPIGLDHLLLSIGLAGSYGGQTSVTGINVRTHIAGIFAARLEAPISSPYELLRHLPPKSNSVETLTAAVENVMSQHYRVHSASDEACAYQRQLIDAFERDEPNLRSRYEAAAPRIADLFEQYFDPKKA, from the coding sequence ATGATCGACAAGTTCAAGCCGTACCTCAACGACAGAGATCTCTTGGAGGAGGTGGTCGCAGCGAACGGCAGGAATACCTATCTGATGCCGTCGCGCCGCAATGCGGGGCACGTGGCCCTTGCTCTGGTCCGCGAGATCATAGCTCCGACCGTGTTCCGAAACGCGGAAGAGGAAATTACGGACATCGAAGATCGTGACGGCGTCCGCCGGGTGCGGGCAACCCCAAGCAAGTTCAAATTCGGCGAGCGCGGCCGGGGATTGCTCGTCCTGCGCGCATGGAACGTGGGCGGCCGACTCCCACAGAACCGCACTGCTGTCGGCATCCGGATGCCGATTCGGAATGCGTTCGACTTGAACACCTTGGTTTTCGGCGACTCCGCCATGTTGGGTACACGTGTACTACCGGTGAAGGCAACGGTGCAGTACTCGGACGCGCTCAGCACGGTTGCGTACCGCGACGCCGTGGGGGAAAGCTTCCACCATCGCGGAGACGAGACAGGAACCCTCTGGGACGCGGAGAAGCATAGAAATACGGAAAACTTGTTCTCTAGGCACTTCGTGCGGCCCGGCACCTTTCTGATCCAGATTCTATCCTGCAACGGTCGGCAACTTCCTCCGATCGGGCTCGATCACCTGCTGCTGAGCATCGGTTTAGCCGGATCCTACGGTGGTCAGACCTCGGTCACCGGCATCAACGTGCGTACCCATATCGCCGGAATATTCGCTGCGCGTCTAGAAGCACCAATTTCTTCGCCTTACGAGTTGCTCCGGCATTTGCCGCCGAAGTCCAACTCGGTGGAAACCCTAACAGCTGCTGTTGAGAACGTGATGTCGCAACACTACCGAGTCCACTCCGCTTCGGATGAAGCGTGCGCTTACCAACGACAGTTGATTGACGCGTTCGAGCGCGACGAGCCTAACCTACGGTCCCGCTACGAAGCTGCAGCCCCGAGGATCGCCGATCTATTCGAGCAGTACTTTGACCCGAAAAAGGCGTAA
- a CDS encoding DEAD/DEAH box helicase, with product MIIRSHSVPILPSGLSPMQERLLRSEKHVRLVSAPTGSGKTYAFLRAVLDLETHVLFIVPTKRLLQNLIKDARDQARKHLAERGLDTLQIDSWLDDRIIEWSGNQTRDGRERLATTRVRQILDGAHLGGRVIFAIPEVVVKMISGIRVTGAGAINPFLYLRRFDHIVFDEFHTIDDRSFGLACLLSLLAVSERQGKVSLLSATPIDVTKIFEQVGVGPHDCETISERLADGHPPGHRPIHGDVSITLRECSLLDSVPPHLDAVCASIADGHTVIVIYDSLARLKLEEPELRRTLNAAGIPDSKILAINSIDDSERKPGEPRRGRKYEDPHDYDVLVCTSSVEVGVTFRCTLMFTEPGHGLASFVQRIGRVSRGSEGGRVVVSLYRQRRNRKTWTRRVADVLEHHDDLDVRVFIDEILRDVRSRLEPTRKEVEADFSKVGASVPFYRRASWRGAFWAALFVAAIRRTKMTVQKEARNRLWKIAPEIVKFVEAKIGEILSVGVVNHNLRRQSQPHKRWVKALLASALTYREIGATIIVVDPNGTRHTVTESFLRRATDILNRHIATETDGERIIHLMSRPLDEEIRAFPGKLHAQRLTLYVPSPIDEGSFSISIRELEKGSEQLNLRLVGEWRHRFGRFIPGPGESPRDPRKKVMAAATALVEKLGRPPLDEDYEDSSQSALFA from the coding sequence ATGATCATCAGATCACACTCTGTACCGATACTGCCCAGCGGGCTGTCGCCGATGCAGGAGCGCCTCCTGCGGTCCGAGAAGCATGTTCGACTTGTGTCGGCGCCGACCGGCTCTGGAAAGACCTACGCATTTTTGCGAGCCGTCCTCGACCTGGAGACCCATGTATTGTTCATCGTTCCGACCAAACGACTGCTTCAGAACTTGATCAAGGACGCCCGCGACCAAGCTCGGAAGCACCTTGCCGAGCGCGGCTTGGATACCCTTCAGATTGACTCCTGGCTCGACGATCGAATCATCGAATGGTCTGGCAACCAAACGAGAGACGGGCGTGAGAGGCTCGCTACAACGCGGGTGCGCCAGATCCTGGACGGCGCGCATTTGGGTGGACGGGTCATCTTTGCCATACCCGAGGTGGTGGTCAAGATGATCTCCGGAATCCGGGTAACTGGGGCGGGAGCGATCAATCCGTTTCTCTACCTGCGCCGCTTCGACCACATCGTCTTCGACGAGTTCCATACAATCGATGATCGATCATTTGGCTTGGCCTGCCTGCTATCGCTGCTGGCTGTCTCGGAACGTCAGGGAAAGGTGTCGCTCCTGTCGGCCACGCCTATCGACGTCACAAAGATATTCGAACAAGTCGGTGTAGGACCGCATGATTGCGAGACGATCAGCGAGAGGCTCGCCGACGGACATCCGCCCGGGCATCGACCCATCCATGGCGACGTTTCCATCACCTTGCGCGAGTGTTCCCTGCTCGATTCGGTCCCACCGCACCTCGACGCCGTCTGCGCGTCAATCGCCGACGGTCACACCGTCATCGTGATCTATGACTCGCTGGCACGACTCAAGCTTGAGGAACCTGAATTGCGGAGGACACTGAATGCCGCCGGCATTCCGGACTCCAAGATCCTCGCGATCAACTCGATCGACGACTCGGAACGGAAACCGGGCGAACCGCGCCGTGGACGAAAATACGAAGATCCACACGATTACGACGTGCTCGTGTGTACTTCTTCAGTTGAAGTTGGCGTCACTTTCCGATGCACGCTCATGTTCACGGAACCCGGACACGGGCTCGCCAGTTTCGTGCAGCGTATTGGGCGTGTCTCGCGCGGCTCCGAAGGCGGAAGAGTCGTCGTTTCGTTGTATCGACAGCGACGCAATCGCAAAACGTGGACTCGGCGGGTTGCGGATGTCCTCGAGCATCACGACGATCTCGATGTCCGCGTATTCATCGATGAGATCCTCCGCGACGTGCGGAGTCGTCTTGAGCCCACGCGGAAGGAAGTTGAAGCCGACTTCTCGAAGGTAGGCGCGTCGGTACCATTCTACCGCCGTGCTTCCTGGCGAGGAGCCTTCTGGGCAGCCCTGTTCGTAGCTGCAATCCGGCGGACGAAGATGACCGTACAGAAGGAAGCGAGAAATCGACTTTGGAAAATCGCTCCCGAGATCGTGAAGTTTGTCGAGGCAAAGATCGGGGAAATACTGTCGGTCGGTGTAGTGAACCACAACCTGAGGCGGCAGTCCCAGCCGCACAAAAGATGGGTGAAAGCGCTTCTCGCAAGCGCTCTCACCTACCGTGAAATCGGTGCTACGATCATAGTCGTGGACCCGAACGGCACGCGCCACACGGTTACAGAATCTTTCTTGCGAAGAGCCACGGACATCCTTAACCGTCACATCGCGACCGAAACGGATGGCGAACGGATCATCCACCTCATGTCGCGACCTCTCGATGAGGAAATCAGAGCGTTCCCGGGGAAACTGCATGCACAGCGGTTGACTCTGTATGTCCCTTCGCCGATCGATGAAGGTAGCTTTTCAATATCGATCCGTGAACTGGAAAAGGGTAGCGAACAACTCAACTTGCGTTTAGTCGGCGAGTGGCGTCACCGGTTCGGTCGATTCATCCCAGGACCGGGAGAAAGTCCCCGAGATCCTCGAAAAAAGGTGATGGCAGCGGCCACCGCACTGGTCGAGAAACTCGGCAGGCCACCCCTGGATGAAGACTACGAGGATTCTTCACAAAGCGCGCTTTTTGCGTGA
- a CDS encoding Dna2/Cas4 domain-containing protein, whose amino-acid sequence MKTTRILHKARFLRELAEQHGLHGLYFQHVALCRRRAWLHLMGATHAVYHDRVRRGLALHHTEKRPSKVPKGLGIVPDAIDFERRIVIERKGGAGARHAVSRQALFYAAFMTGATGDLWQAEVHIYGSQKKTTYELTENVIGQLIRDAQDAPALMDGPPPAAHAIPLCEACSCNLICWDE is encoded by the coding sequence ATGAAGACTACGAGGATTCTTCACAAAGCGCGCTTTTTGCGTGAATTGGCTGAACAGCACGGGCTCCACGGGCTCTATTTCCAACACGTCGCGTTGTGTCGGCGGCGCGCGTGGCTTCATCTGATGGGCGCGACCCACGCCGTCTATCACGACCGAGTCCGCAGAGGACTTGCCCTTCACCACACGGAAAAGCGACCCAGCAAGGTGCCAAAGGGTCTCGGCATCGTGCCCGATGCAATTGATTTCGAGCGACGGATCGTGATCGAGAGAAAAGGCGGTGCCGGGGCGCGTCATGCAGTCTCGCGACAAGCTCTTTTCTATGCGGCATTCATGACGGGCGCCACCGGAGACCTGTGGCAAGCTGAAGTCCATATTTACGGGTCTCAGAAAAAGACGACCTACGAGTTGACCGAGAATGTAATTGGCCAGCTCATTCGTGACGCGCAGGATGCCCCTGCCCTGATGGATGGCCCTCCGCCCGCGGCACACGCCATCCCTCTGTGTGAAGCGTGTAGCTGCAATCTGATTTGCTGGGATGAGTAG
- the cas1 gene encoding CRISPR-associated endonuclease Cas1: protein MDVVIIPRDARLNRHENALVVTSDSRRKTIPLNGIKHIVCMGNGSITIPLLKDMGRRGIRFTVLDAGGRFLGAFEPEEETPSGRVRVGQAQLFLDEIARLTIARAIVGSQIKSMRGLLQRYRRNGTTGLDLSLEGLQSAIGISDGATSIEILMGAEGHARAFLHDAFGRISPDAKLARRVRRPPPDPVNCLMSFFNMLLYSACANELAKTHLDRSVSFLHSPGTGRRSLSIDMAETFRPILSDALLLSIFRRRQIDESWLKRAPGVCLLSEKGRIKATERFWSRIEERHGNLTLRQLIHRQCLSLEREALGIGQFRPFMWRG, encoded by the coding sequence ATGGATGTCGTCATAATCCCACGCGATGCGCGCCTGAACCGACACGAAAACGCACTCGTCGTGACCTCTGACTCCAGACGCAAGACCATTCCGCTGAACGGCATCAAGCACATCGTGTGCATGGGCAACGGTTCCATTACTATTCCCTTGCTCAAGGATATGGGGCGTCGGGGAATCCGATTTACGGTTCTCGACGCAGGCGGGCGCTTTCTCGGGGCATTCGAGCCGGAGGAGGAAACACCGTCCGGGAGGGTACGCGTGGGCCAAGCTCAATTGTTCCTGGACGAGATTGCCCGTTTGACGATTGCTCGGGCAATCGTGGGATCGCAAATAAAATCGATGCGCGGATTGTTGCAGCGTTACCGCCGCAACGGCACAACAGGTCTCGACCTGTCATTGGAAGGTTTGCAGAGCGCAATCGGTATTTCCGATGGAGCGACTAGCATTGAGATTCTGATGGGTGCTGAAGGGCATGCACGAGCGTTCCTGCACGACGCATTTGGGCGAATCTCTCCAGACGCGAAGCTGGCACGCCGCGTCCGGCGACCGCCCCCCGATCCGGTCAATTGCCTCATGTCTTTCTTCAATATGTTGCTCTATTCCGCGTGCGCGAACGAACTTGCAAAGACGCATCTTGACCGAAGCGTCTCGTTTCTCCATTCACCAGGGACAGGGCGTCGTTCGCTGTCGATCGACATGGCGGAAACTTTCAGGCCAATTCTCTCGGATGCACTTCTGCTGTCGATTTTTCGCCGCCGTCAAATTGACGAATCCTGGTTGAAACGCGCTCCTGGAGTGTGCCTACTCAGTGAGAAGGGAAGGATCAAAGCGACCGAACGTTTCTGGTCACGCATCGAGGAACGACATGGAAATCTGACCCTTCGCCAATTGATTCACCGGCAATGTCTTTCGCTAGAGCGCGAAGCGCTAGGCATCGGGCAGTTCAGACCATTCATGTGGAGAGGGTGA
- the cas2 gene encoding CRISPR-associated endonuclease Cas2 has product MFVIITYDVPAKRTGIYRKLLREFLTHEQASVFMGDLPESEILRMVAKISEKIGPDDRVLKLVCRNRHNVEVCRLSKEALGGQMREERDNWHGNNWALV; this is encoded by the coding sequence GTGTTCGTGATAATCACCTACGATGTCCCCGCCAAAAGAACGGGGATTTATAGAAAGCTCCTCAGAGAATTTCTGACACACGAACAGGCATCCGTGTTTATGGGTGACCTGCCTGAGTCTGAGATTCTCAGAATGGTGGCCAAGATCTCTGAGAAGATAGGCCCTGATGACCGTGTGCTGAAGCTCGTTTGTCGAAATCGGCACAACGTCGAAGTGTGCCGACTCAGCAAAGAAGCCCTGGGAGGTCAGATGCGCGAGGAGAGGGACAACTGGCATGGTAATAACTGGGCACTTGTCTAA
- a CDS encoding HigA family addiction module antitoxin has translation MPMKNPPHPGKVVRVSCLESLGLNVTEGARILGVSRQALSNLVNCHARISADMAVRLAKAFGSTTETWVRLQAAYDVAQAQAREDEIDVKRYEPQSVDIARPPMVDGPR, from the coding sequence ATGCCTATGAAGAACCCGCCGCATCCTGGCAAGGTCGTGCGTGTTTCCTGTCTAGAGTCGCTTGGCCTCAACGTCACCGAAGGCGCAAGGATCCTCGGCGTCAGTCGCCAGGCACTTTCGAATCTGGTGAATTGCCATGCCCGTATTTCAGCCGACATGGCGGTCCGACTTGCGAAGGCTTTTGGCTCAACGACGGAGACCTGGGTACGGCTACAGGCGGCATATGATGTCGCCCAGGCGCAAGCACGAGAGGATGAGATCGATGTCAAGCGCTACGAGCCACAATCGGTAGACATCGCTCGGCCGCCGATGGTAGACGGTCCGAGGTGA
- a CDS encoding type II toxin-antitoxin system mRNA interferase toxin, RelE/StbE family produces the protein MIRGFRHRGLKRFYERGNRSLIRPDLHDRVEVMLAQLDVARSPEAMRLRQYRLHALKGKLRGYWSVTVKANWRIIFRFEGEDVYDVELIDYH, from the coding sequence ATGATACGAGGCTTCCGACATCGTGGGCTCAAGCGTTTCTACGAACGCGGAAACCGCAGCCTCATCCGTCCCGATCTGCATGATCGGGTGGAAGTCATGCTCGCCCAGCTTGATGTCGCCAGGTCTCCTGAAGCGATGCGACTTCGGCAATACCGGCTGCATGCCCTCAAAGGCAAGCTGAGAGGCTATTGGTCCGTGACCGTGAAAGCCAACTGGCGAATCATTTTCCGTTTTGAAGGCGAGGATGTCTACGATGTCGAATTGATCGACTATCATTAA